A genomic stretch from Solanum stenotomum isolate F172 chromosome 8, ASM1918654v1, whole genome shotgun sequence includes:
- the LOC125873795 gene encoding uncharacterized protein LOC125873795, which produces MVTKKRSLEYETFKVPHNCSAIMTNESITKREDPGAFTIPCTIGILKFAKALYDLGSSINLMPYAIYKQLGLGEPKATTMRLIMADRSIKHPVGILYEILVKVDRLIFSDDFVIPDCEIDDEIPIILRRPFLATGRALVDVESGKLKFRVNDDEVTFNICKSLKQPSNIHVLSTEDVIDEPVASVSHLMRKNEPLEFVLANYDESKLQGYEKVAAALSGLRVYLRNPIKLDIDLKNRESPPSKSSTEEPLNLELKAIPSHLKYAFLGANNTLPVIITADLLERQVKLLIEVLRKHIKAIGWTIADIVGIPPRICTHKIRLDSECKPSVEH; this is translated from the coding sequence aTGGTTACAAAGAAACGGAGCTTGGAGTATGAAACGTTTAAGGTGCCCCATAATTGCAGCGCAATTATGACAAATGAGTCAATCACTAAGAGAGAAGATCCTGGGGCATTCACAATCCCGTGCACAATTGGCATCCTCAAATTCGCTAAAGCTTTGTACGATTTAGGATCAAGTATTAACTTGATGCCCTATGCAATATACAAGCAACTTGGTTTGGGTGAACCAAAGGCAACCACAATGAGACTCATTATGGCTGATCGATCAATCAAGCACCCAGTGGGGATACTCTATGAGATATTGGTAAAAGTAGATCGGTTAATCTTTTCGGATGATTTTGTGATTCCAGATTGTGAGATCGATGATGAAATCCCCATTATTTTGCGAAGGCCATTCTTAGCTACCGGGAGAGCATTGGTGGATGTCGAAAGTGGGAAATTGAAGTTCCGTGTGAACGATGATGAGGTGACCTTCAATATCTGTAAATCCTTGAAGCAACCAAGTAATATACATGTGTTGTCTACTGAGGATGTTATAGATGAGCCAGTGGCAAGTGTGAGCCATTTAATGCGCAAGAATGAACCCCTTGAATTTGTACTTGCCAATTATGATGAATCCAAACTTCAAGGCTATGAGAAAGTGGCAGCTGCCTTATCAGGGTTAAGAGTATATTTAAGAAATCCAATCAAGTTGGATATCGACctgaaaaatagagaaagtcCTCCTTCAAAGTCATCAACAGAAGAACCACTAAATCTGGAGTTAAAAGCCATACCCTCTCATCTCAAATATGCCTTCTTAGGAGCCAATAATACTTTACCCGTGATTATCACAGCCGATTTGCTTGAAAGGCAGGTGAAATTGCTCATTGAAGTATTGCGGAAGCATATAAAAGCTATTGGATGGACAATAGCCGATATAGTAGGAATCCCTCCTCGCATCTGTACTCACAAGATTCGGCTCGACAGTGAATGTAAACCTAGCGTGGAGCATTAA